The Spiroplasma endosymbiont of Atherix ibis nucleotide sequence AAATATATGAAATAGCTCAAAAAGCTAAAGGAAAAACTTTAAGAGAACTTGCAAATAAAAATATTGATAAAATAAGATATTTTGACAATAAAGATAAAGTAAAACATTTTCTTCAACAAGCAATATTTAATATGCCTCTATTAAGTAAAGTAGAATATACTTTTGAAGATCTTCAATTAGAATTAAAGCCAGTTGCTTTAAAAAGAAATAAATATGATGAATTAATAGTAAAAGAGCGTTTACTTTTAAATGATATTTACTATGATGAAATAGTAAATGAAATATTTAAAGATTCGAAATGTATTAATAGAAATCAATTACTTTTAATCATAACTTATATTTATGATTACGAAAAAGATTTTTTGGATTTTAAAATTCATGATGCTTTTATAATAGATATTTCTAGACAAAAAGAATTTTTATTAATAGTAAATGACTGAATTGCTATTCAAGAGAAAGTAAAAAAAGGAAAAGCAGAAGAATTAAATGAAGGATTTACAAAAATTCTTTGCTCTTCAACTAAAAGTCAAAGTAGAATTGATTTAAAAAAACAGCCCTATTCAAATGTACTTGCAAGATTTAGAAGTTATTCATTTAATATTAATTTTTTAAAAGAAATTATTTCAAGGCACAAAAATAAAGTTGAATATATTAATGAAATTTTTGAAGAAAAAGAAATAAAAGATATTGTTGAATTTAAACATGAACAAATTGAAGAATATATGACAAGTATAATTGGAAAAGATATTTCAAATTATACACAATCAAAAGCAAACCAAAAACATCAAATTGCTTTTGAAAAATTTTTAAAAGAGAATAATCGTGATTTATATAATTTTTTAAAAATTACAAATTTTAAATTAATACATAAGTTAACTCAAAACAGTAATTTACAAGAACAAATTACAACCAATTATGAATTAGACCCTTTTGAAATAATGAATGATGAATTTGAAGAAAGTACATTTTATCAAGATATAATATTAAAAAATTATTTAGTAATTATGATTGAAAAAGATACTAATAAAATACTAAACTTTAAACTATTTAATTTAAATGAACAAGATATAAAAAATGCTCAATTAGTTTTTTATAATACTAGAAAAGAAATTGAAAAATTAATCAAAGAAAATAAATTAAATAAAGAAGAGCCTAATTTTGTAAAAACAAAAGATAATCTATCAATTAGTTTAAGAAAAAGTAAAAAAAATGAATATGCAACTTATAAAGTCAACGAAAAAGATTTTAAGCTTCCTGCATATGAATTTATAATTAACAAAAATGTAATTTTTAAATAAAAAAATCTCTATTTTAAAATAGAGATTTTTTTATTATTAATAATTGAAAATTAATAAACTATGATCTAGCAATTACTAAATCTAATTTACCTGAAACTAATGTTGAAGTTACAACTGCTTCGATTACAATTGATCCATCTAATGATGTACCAGCATTTATTTTAGTAATTTTAACATCTGTTGTTAATGCTACTTCTTCAAGTCCTTTAACTGTTTTTAAAGCCCTAATAACTTCATCAACTGTTGTATCATTTGTTGGAGTTAATAAATTTTTAACTGTTGATAAATCAACTTTTACTAATTGATCAATTTCAAAAGTTTTTGAAGCTTCAACTAATGTTGAAGTTCCAACTGCTTCGATTTTAATTGATCCTTTTGCACTTAAAGTAGCATTTGTTTTAGTAATTTTAACATCTATTTTTTCTACTACTTTTTCAAGTCCTTTAAATTTTTTTAAAGCTGCAATTACTTCTGCATTTGTTGTAGAATTTGTTGCTGTTAATTTAAAATCAGCTGTATCTAATTTAATTTTTCCTGTAGATGCTTTTTTAGCTTCAATTTTAACTGAAACTGATGAAACTGTTTCTTCACTTTTAGTTGAATCTTTAACTTTATGAATAACATCAACTGTTTCTTTAACTTCTTTATCTTTTACTTTATCTGCTGTAGTTGAAACTACAATAATTACTTCTCCTGCTTTTTGTGAACCAGCTTTAACTTCTACATTTAAAACTGAATCTTTAGCTAGTTTGAAAGTAATTGTTCCATCAGCTGTAATTTTACTTGTTTTAACTGAAAATTCTTTTGATAAATTAGTTTCACTTAAAGTAACATCACTTGCTTTGTTTCCACAAGCAACAACTGTTGCACTTGTAGTTGCAACTAATCCTGCTGCACCTAATAATCCTAATAATTTTTTCATTATTTTTTTCCTCCATAATTTGCCCGACTAACACAATCAAGCTTAATATAATTATAAATTTAAAGTTTCTTGTTTTTTAAAATATATTAAAAGTAAAAATATTTTATAATAATAAAATTTTTTTTTTGATTTGAAAAAAAAAAAAAAAACTGTTTTATTAATATATAATATATTGATTAATTTTCTATTTTCTCTTCTAGAATTTCAACTTGTTCTTCTAAAACTTCTACATTTTCTTCTAATTTTTCAATTTATTTTTGCATATTAATTATTTCTTCACTTAAAAGCTCATTTTCATTTTGTATTTCTGTTACTGAAATTTCTTCTAAATTTTCATTTATTTTTTTATCTTTTTTTAATCTATTTAAAGTAATTTTGTCTTTAACTTTATTACATATAATAAAGATTAAAATAAATAATGATGCACCCATTACAGCTAAATTTGCACACCCTACTTGTAAGTCTGGTGTTTCTTTTGTAAAAAATGCATAACTTGTTCATATACATGAATTTAAAAAAGTTAAAAAGAACATTATTGGGGAAAGTGCTTTAGTATTTTTTGTAATACAAACTTTAATAACTTGAGGCATTAACATTGAAAAGCTTGTTGCAAATCCAATTCATCCAAGAATTAAACTAGCCATTTCTTTACTTTGTGATGAAAGCAATAAAATAATAAAACCCCCTTTAACTTTTTTATAATAACAAATAAGTTAAAGTGGGTCAAATTATAATGTTTAATGATTGAATAAAAAAATAATAAATAATTATAAAATAAATTAAAATTTTATAAATGTGAATTATCAAATTTAATTATCTTTTCAAATATCACAACAAATTTTTGTTAATTGTTTAGTTCTTTTTTTGATATTATCTTCATAAAAATTATTAAAACTTCTTAAACCTGTTAATTCTAAAAATTCATCTTTATAACCTTTAAACTGATATGAATTAAGAATTTTTCCTTCTTTTGAATATTCATAAATTTTATTATTAAAAGTTTTATTTTGAATTTTAGAGTTTGATTTACCTTCAATACACATTAAATTACCTAATTTATTTAAAAACTTAGTTTTTCATCTCTTTGCTTCTTCTAATGTTAATTCATGATCACTTCATACAATTATATCTTGATATCACTCTTCATTAGGTTTTTGAGGAATTATATGTTCAAGCGTTCTTTTTTCATATTTTGTATCAATATAATTATAATCATCTCCAAATAAGTTCTTATTATTAGATAAATAATTCTCTATTCTATATCCTATAAGAGTTGCTATTTTATTTGATATATCATATTCCATTAAACTATTTTTAAATCTTTCTAAAGAAATTCTATTATTTAATTCATCTTCATGTTCTCCTATAAATAATTTTCTTATAAAATCAGGAGTTATAATTCCATTTCCTAGCTCTTTTAAGATATTAAGATCAATATATTGAGAAAGGGATTGACCTTTATAATTGGAAACTTGAAGTCGTACTTCATATTTTTCTATTTCAAAAAAAACTTTTCTTATTTGTTTTGTAATTTCTTTATTTGTTTTATTGTTTTCATAATCAAAGTTTATTAAAATTTTCATTAATAGAGGATAATAAATTTCTCTACCTTCTAACATGGTTAAAATATCTTTAAATCTATATGTTAAATATTCTAATTTATTAAATGAATTAGAATCTGAAACAGAAATATACATATATATGTATTTACCTAAATCTATAAATAGTTTTCTAGATTCTTCAAAAGATTTTAAATTTCTATTATTAATAAAATCAGAAATTAAGGTTTCTTTAAAACTTTCAAAAGCTGAATCAGCTTCATATTTTTTTTCTTTCAATCTTAAAAATACATTTATAAAACTATCCATTTTTGATGTAGGATTTTTAAAATTTTTAAATTTTGAAATAATTTCTTCTTCAAAAGTAAATTGTAACTGTTGTTCGTGTTTATCAACTATTTGATGATTTATATGCATAAACAAAAAATTTTTTATTAAATCCATAGTAGAAAGTTGTAAAGATTTAGTATTCAAATTTTCAAATAAAGTATATTCGTTTGAAATATGGTCTATAGTAACAGAGAGAATTAATTGTTCATAAATTTTTTTAAAAAAACTATTTAAATTGTTTTCATCAAAATTTCTAATCATATTAAAAACTGCAATTGAATTTGTAAATACTGAAGTTGTGGTTTCTTGAATTTGTTCACCTTTTATAATGTTGTTAAATGTTCTAAAATCACTGTTAGTATCTATTCTTTTAAAGGTCTTTGATATTGCATTTTCATCATATTGATCAAGATTAAATAAATTATATAAAATATCGGGTATTTTATAATCCTTTATCAAATATACATTATATATTTGTCTTAAAATTATTAAACAAGTTGTTAATCTTTGTTGTCCATCAATTAATTTATTGTTTAATCTATCTCTAAATGAAATAAATAATACAATACCTCCAATATAATGATATTTTCCAGAATCTAAATTTAAAATATCATTTAAAAGGCCTATTGCAAGTTTCTGATCTCAATTATATTGCCTTTGATAAATAGGAATTGCAATTTTTGAATTATCACCAGTTTTTAAAAAATAATGATTTATAAACTCTCCAAAAGAATAATTCTTTGAATAAATTAACTCTTCACCACTTCAATTCATAGGTAAATTTATAATATTTTCTTTACTAACTTTAAACCTTTTAAAATTATCATAAATAAACATATTTTCTACATCATTGATTTTGTAATAATCAATTCACTCTTTTTCAAAAATATACTTATAACAGGCTTGAATTATTTTTTTATTATCATAAATTCCTTTTACTTTATATGTTGTTAGCAATCTTTTAAGAGATTCATTATTTTTTATATCATCTAAATTATCAACTAAAAAATCTGCCTTATTATCACATTTAGAAATAGCTTTATTAATTGTATTTTTTATCTTTTAATCAATATCATCATAAGTTAATTCATTTTGTATTAATGTAGCAATAGAAAATCCATTATAAAAAGTGTGTTCATTTTTAAAACTGTATTCAGTATAACCATTTAGTCTTTTTTCAATAATTTCTCTTGCTTGTTTTTCTAAATCTTCGTCAAAACCATATTCAACAATAAAATCATATTCAAAAAAAGTATCTAGTTTTTCAATGAATTCAGCATTTTTTAATTTAATAAATCCTAATGTACATCAAACTCTTAAAATTTGTACAAATGTACTTCTATCTCCTTTTTTAATTATATTAATATCTTTTTTATTTATTTTAACTTTTAATTCTTTTCCTGATGGAGTAAGAGAAAAATTTAAAATATCTCCTTTTTTAAAACAATTAGTTTTTATATAATCTTTTATATAAATATTAAAATTTGTTGCAATATTTCATGCGTTTCCTGATCTCATTATTTTTTTCCTTCTTTCATCATATTATTAAAAAGAGCTACCAATACATTTACTGCAATTGAATTTCCTGCTTGCCTATAAAGTATTTCTTTTCTTTTATTAAAGACTGTAACCTTTTCAAAATCATCTTCTGTAAATCCCATTAATAAAAAAGTCTCTCTAGGAGTTAAAAATCTATAATTGGATTTACCCGTTTTTTCTAATTCTTTTATTATTTCTGTCTCCTTGAGAACAACAATACCTGCATTAGGGTGTCTATCTTGTTTTATTGTAATAGTTCTTACAAAACTAAGATATCTATGCTCTCCTTTTATAATTTGAAATATTTTAGGATTTTCTTTATACATTTTTCTTCTACTCGGTGTATTATTTGGCGAACAAATTTTAGCTTCATTTTTATATTTTTGTATTGAATAATTTATTTTTAAAATTTTTTTTAGTTGTTTATTAATTTTAAATTCTTTAGATACATCTTCAATATCATCTGAATCATTTATGAAATTTTCTATATCTAATAAAATTTCTTCATTTTTTAATATACTAATTGCAAATACTCTTTTTCTTTTTTGTGGTATTCCATATTTACTAGCATCTAATATATAAGTTTTTGTTTCATAACCTAAAAAAGCTAAAAACTCTAATCATTCAATATAATCATCTTTATGTTTATTAGATATCATATTTTTAACATTTTCCAATAATAAATATTTAGGTAATTTATTAAGTTTTTTTAATTCTTTAAGTATTCTTTCAATTTCTCATAGTAAACCACTTCTAGTATTAGACCCTTTTGCCATTCCTTGATTAAAACCATGAAAACTTCCTGCAACAGATAAATCTTGACAAGGAAAAGAATAAGTTAATAAATCAAACTCTCCAATATTATTAATAAGTGTTTTTCCAGTTATTTCTAAAATACTTCCTTGATTATTGCAATTGATTAAAGAGCTATATAATAACTCTCTAACTTTTCTAGGTTGTCTTAATATAAATTTTTCATAAGCTGGTTTTTTTCCATCATTTGAAAGAGTATATTTTGCAATAAAGTTATTAATTTCATCATCGCCTAGCTTTTCTGCTATATTTTTATTATTATGATGTATAGCATTATAACTTAAATTTGCTCAAATATCTCATTCACTTGTTCCAGCTATTTTATAGTCAAAACCCTCTACATTTTCTTTAAGTATTTCTAATGCTTTATGTTGTGCTCCAATACCAGCAAATGTTTCAAATACTCTTAATTTACTCATAAAAAAATACCCCGCTAAGAGTAATTTTAATTTTTTTTTTTTTTTTACAAGAGGTTAACTAATTAATTTTAAAAATAAATTTTGGTTTTTTATGAATTTTTTTCTCAGATCCATTTTTAACTTCTTTTCTATCTATTATTTTTTCAATTTTTTCAATAAAAATTTTTGCCTTATCTCCCTTTTCACTTCTAAGTTTTTCATCTGAAAAGAAAATATAAGTTTTATATTCTTTTAAATTCATCATATTTTTTTGCACTTCTGTAATTTTATTTAAATCAAATTTTCAATCGTCTGGAGTATCTCAATATAAAATTTGCTTTTCATAATCATAAATATTACCATGTCCAAACTTTGTTGAAATTGTATTGGTTGAAGCATCAATTGCAAAAATTTTATCTTCTTTATTACTAATAATTCCCCCTACACCTTTACCTTTAAATTGATTATCTTTTATTGTAATAGAACATAATGCTTGAAATTGATTATGATTTAAATGCAAACCTTTAAAACTTTCAATTTCATTATTTAAAATTTTTTTTAATAATTTCTCATTATTTAATTTAAATTTTAATAAGAAAGTAATTTCTTTTAAAAGAATCTCATTTTCAGGATTAAAAATAGATTTAAAAGCAAAATTTAAATCATAGTAAAAATTATCTTTTTTTGTTGGTGAATAATAAAAAGAAGCTAAAAATACTTTGTTTACAAGTTTATTATTTGAAATTTTTTTATTCTCTATTATTTTTAAAATTTCTTTAATTAAATTTTCATTATTAAAGAAAATAAATTGACGAATTCGTGTTGGATTATTAGCTATTTGATTTTCTTTAAAATATGTTTTTTCAAGATTATAAAATTCATAGATACTAACTTCTTTATCTTTAAAAAATGATTCATAATCTTCAAATATTCCAGTTCTATATTCATCAATAATTGCTACATATAAATTATGTTTTTCATACTCTTTAAGTTTTTTCAAGAAATCTTCTTTAATAAATTTTGAAAGTATAAAATTACAATCTCCTGGTAAAAAGTTATTAATATGATCTATATTTTTTTCAAATTCACTTATTTTTAAGTCACTTGTAAGAACATTAAAAGCCATTAAAGGATTATATTTTTTATTTACTTTAATATCAACATTATTTACAAAATCATATATTTGTAATCTTTTATCAGTAACTTTTATCAATCCTCTACCAAGCTGTTGCAAATAAATTAAAATAGAAGCAGTTGGTCTTAAAAACATTACAGTATCTATTTCAGGAACATCCACACCTTCATTTAAAATATCTCTTACACAAAGAAAATTTATTTTTCCACTTTTAAAGTCTCTTAATATTTTTTGTCTTTTTTCTTTTGTAATTTTTTCAGAAACTAAAAATTCGCTTCTTTCTCCCTTTTCATTTAAGTATTGTGATAAATCTTGTGCATGTTATATTGAATTACAAAATAATATAGCTTTAATATTTCTAGAATTTGTACCTATATATTTTTTTATGATTTTCATAAATGAATTCATGTCTCTCTTTAATATTTAAAACTTTATTTAATTTTTCAGTTTTCAAAATATCTATATTTGTTAAATCAATTGAATCATCTTTTATAAAAAAATAATCAAAATCACTTAATAATTCTTTTTCAATAGCTTCAAGTAATCTTAAATTTGCTGCGTATTAATCATCAAAATAAATATTTACATTTACATTATCAGTTCTTTCTGGAGTTGCAGTTAATCCAAATATTTGTTTAGTGTTTGGAAGTACTAATAAATATATTTCTTTAAATGTATCTGCTTCAACGTGGTGTGCTTCATCAAAAACTACAACATCAAATTTCTTATTTATTAGCTTTTCTTTTCTTCTTATTAAAGTTTCTGTATTTGTAAATATTCAATTTTCTTTTAATATATCAACATTATTATTTCTACTATCATAAAATTCCAAGCCAAAATCATAAATTTCAAGATAATCTCTAAAATCTTTAACAGTTTGATCAAGTATTTCTTTTGAAGGAGCTATATACAATAAACTTGGTTCTTCTTTTTTTCAAAGATTTGCAAGAGCCTCATATGTAAAAATCATGGTTTTAGTTTTACCTGTTCCTGTAGCCATGACAAGTAAGTGTTTATTTTTTCCATTATTCACTCTATTTAAAATATTTTCTACAATGTCTTTTTGATAAGTATATGGATCTATTCCTTTATTTTTTGTATTTAATCTTTCAAACTGAATTGACATATTTTCTTCATTTTCTAATATAGAAACATTAATTTCTTCTAATTTATTATTTTCTAATTTTTGATGCATTATTATTTGTTGAATCTGTTCATTATCTTTTATATCAATTAAATCACTTGATTTAAACAAGTCATCAAATTCTTTTCTATATTCTTCAATAATTTTTTTATCTTTAAATTCACTAATTCTTAAGTTATGTTCTTTTCCAGTTACTAAACCTGTTTTTGTAAAATTACTACTTCCAACATATAAAGAACTAAAGTCATTTTCTCTATTAAATAAATAAGATTTTATATGTAATCTTTTTTCACTTTTTTTAAATATATTTTCTATTTTAACTTGAATTATATTACTATAGTCATTAACTAGTTTTATTAAATCTTCTAAAGCTAAAAATTTTGAAGTACCATCATATGTTGTTGCTATTATTTTTAAGGATTTTATGCTTGAATTATTTTCTAAACTATTTCTTAATATATTTATCATATGATTTGAAATAAAAGGCGAAATTATTTGAATATCATTTGATGTTTCAAATTCCTTATTTAAATTAGATCATA carries:
- a CDS encoding MutH/Sau3AI family endonuclease, whose protein sequence is MDDKQYKQYLLEIYEIAQKAKGKTLRELANKNIDKIRYFDNKDKVKHFLQQAIFNMPLLSKVEYTFEDLQLELKPVALKRNKYDELIVKERLLLNDIYYDEIVNEIFKDSKCINRNQLLLIITYIYDYEKDFLDFKIHDAFIIDISRQKEFLLIVNDWIAIQEKVKKGKAEELNEGFTKILCSSTKSQSRIDLKKQPYSNVLARFRSYSFNINFLKEIISRHKNKVEYINEIFEEKEIKDIVEFKHEQIEEYMTSIIGKDISNYTQSKANQKHQIAFEKFLKENNRDLYNFLKITNFKLIHKLTQNSNLQEQITTNYELDPFEIMNDEFEESTFYQDIILKNYLVIMIEKDTNKILNFKLFNLNEQDIKNAQLVFYNTRKEIEKLIKENKLNKEEPNFVKTKDNLSISLRKSKKNEYATYKVNEKDFKLPAYEFIINKNVIFK
- a CDS encoding lipoprotein: MKKLLGLLGAAGLVATTSATVVACGNKASDVTLSETNLSKEFSVKTSKITADGTITFKLAKDSVLNVEVKAGSQKAGEVIIVVSTTADKVKDKEVKETVDVIHKVKDSTKSEETVSSVSVKIEAKKASTGKIKLDTADFKLTATNSTTNAEVIAALKKFKGLEKVVEKIDVKITKTNATLSAKGSIKIEAVGTSTLVEASKTFEIDQLVKVDLSTVKNLLTPTNDTTVDEVIRALKTVKGLEEVALTTDVKITKINAGTSLDGSIVIEAVVTSTLVSGKLDLVIARS
- a CDS encoding PQ-loop repeat-containing protein; this translates as MLSSQSKEMASLILGWIGFATSFSMLMPQVIKVCITKNTKALSPIMFFLTFLNSCIWTSYAFFTKETPDLQVGCANLAVMGASLFILIFIICNKVKDKITLNRLKKDKKINENLEEISVTEIQNENELLSEEIINMQK
- a CDS encoding DUF262 domain-containing HNH endonuclease family protein — encoded protein: MLTTYKVKGIYDNKKIIQACYKYIFEKEWIDYYKINDVENMFIYDNFKRFKVSKENIINLPMNWSGEELIYSKNYSFGEFINHYFLKTGDNSKIAIPIYQRQYNWDQKLAIGLLNDILNLDSGKYHYIGGIVLFISFRDRLNNKLIDGQQRLTTCLIILRQIYNVYLIKDYKIPDILYNLFNLDQYDENAISKTFKRIDTNSDFRTFNNIIKGEQIQETTTSVFTNSIAVFNMIRNFDENNLNSFFKKIYEQLILSVTIDHISNEYTLFENLNTKSLQLSTMDLIKNFLFMHINHQIVDKHEQQLQFTFEEEIISKFKNFKNPTSKMDSFINVFLRLKEKKYEADSAFESFKETLISDFINNRNLKSFEESRKLFIDLGKYIYMYISVSDSNSFNKLEYLTYRFKDILTMLEGREIYYPLLMKILINFDYENNKTNKEITKQIRKVFFEIEKYEVRLQVSNYKGQSLSQYIDLNILKELGNGIITPDFIRKLFIGEHEDELNNRISLERFKNSLMEYDISNKIATLIGYRIENYLSNNKNLFGDDYNYIDTKYEKRTLEHIIPQKPNEEWYQDIIVWSDHELTLEEAKRWKTKFLNKLGNLMCIEGKSNSKIQNKTFNNKIYEYSKEGKILNSYQFKGYKDEFLELTGLRSFNNFYEDNIKKRTKQLTKICCDIWKDN
- the dcm gene encoding DNA (cytosine-5-)-methyltransferase, coding for MSKLRVFETFAGIGAQHKALEILKENVEGFDYKIAGTSEWDIWANLSYNAIHHNNKNIAEKLGDDEINNFIAKYTLSNDGKKPAYEKFILRQPRKVRELLYSSLINCNNQGSILEITGKTLINNIGEFDLLTYSFPCQDLSVAGSFHGFNQGMAKGSNTRSGLLWEIERILKELKKLNKLPKYLLLENVKNMISNKHKDDYIEWLEFLAFLGYETKTYILDASKYGIPQKRKRVFAISILKNEEILLDIENFINDSDDIEDVSKEFKINKQLKKILKINYSIQKYKNEAKICSPNNTPSRRKMYKENPKIFQIIKGEHRYLSFVRTITIKQDRHPNAGIVVLKETEIIKELEKTGKSNYRFLTPRETFLLMGFTEDDFEKVTVFNKRKEILYRQAGNSIAVNVLVALFNNMMKEGKK
- a CDS encoding DEAD/DEAH box helicase, encoding MSQYLNEKGERSEFLVSEKITKEKRQKILRDFKSGKINFLCVRDILNEGVDVPEIDTVMFLRPTASILIYLQQLGRGLIKVTDKRLQIYDFVNNVDIKVNKKYNPLMAFNVLTSDLKISEFEKNIDHINNFLPGDCNFILSKFIKEDFLKKLKEYEKHNLYVAIIDEYRTGIFEDYESFFKDKEVSIYEFYNLEKTYFKENQIANNPTRIRQFIFFNNENLIKEILKIIENKKISNNKLVNKVFLASFYYSPTKKDNFYYDLNFAFKSIFNPENEILLKEITFLLKFKLNNEKLLKKILNNEIESFKGLHLNHNQFQALCSITIKDNQFKGKGVGGIISNKEDKIFAIDASTNTISTKFGHGNIYDYEKQILYWDTPDDWKFDLNKITEVQKNMMNLKEYKTYIFFSDEKLRSEKGDKAKIFIEKIEKIIDRKEVKNGSEKKIHKKPKFIFKIN
- a CDS encoding DEAD/DEAH box helicase family protein, producing the protein MRELENIDDEWLANQFSRHIKENLSNFNTIEDKIIFLNNLIKEDKWTSLRAVKKEVKINRLEEISTNKLIKKNLWSNLNKEFETSNDIQIISPFISNHMINILRNSLENNSSIKSLKIIATTYDGTSKFLALEDLIKLVNDYSNIIQVKIENIFKKSEKRLHIKSYLFNRENDFSSLYVGSSNFTKTGLVTGKEHNLRISEFKDKKIIEEYRKEFDDLFKSSDLIDIKDNEQIQQIIMHQKLENNKLEEINVSILENEENMSIQFERLNTKNKGIDPYTYQKDIVENILNRVNNGKNKHLLVMATGTGKTKTMIFTYEALANLWKKEEPSLLYIAPSKEILDQTVKDFRDYLEIYDFGLEFYDSRNNNVDILKENWIFTNTETLIRRKEKLINKKFDVVVFDEAHHVEADTFKEIYLLVLPNTKQIFGLTATPERTDNVNVNIYFDD